In bacterium, the DNA window AGTGCCGGGCGCCGGTGCGGTTTTATCGGACTGTTCTCCGCCTGCCGCCAATTCTTCTACATCCCGTTCGGTTTTGCGATCCAGGAACTGCACGCGGCGGGCGCGGATTTCCACGACGTTGCGGGTGGAGCCGTCTTCGTTGTGCCAGTTGCGGCTCTGCAATTCTCCGTCGATCAGCACCGAATGGTTTTTTTTCAGCACTTCGTTACACGCTTCCGCCAGGCGGTGCCAGGCGACAACGCCCACGTAGCAGATGTTTTCCCGCCAAATGCCGGAATTATCGCGGTATTTGCGGTTGGAAGCGATATAAAAATTCACCACTGCGGTTCCGTTGGATGTCTTGCGAAATATAGGATCCGAAGTCAAATTGCCCGCAATCAAAACATTGTTGATGTCAGGCATTTTCAAATCAGCCATATCGTTTCTCCAATACGTTCAGCGCCGTGGAACGTATTTTTATAGGAAAGGGATCATGCCGCTTGTAAAGTCAATACCGCCGTAGAACGCCGGCTTCGTTCAGGCGGTCGCCGGCGCGGCTTCGTCGGCCGGCTCTGTCGCAGGTGCTTCTGTCACCGGTGCGGCCGGCGCCTCAGCCGGGGCTGCCGCTGCGGTCTGCTGCATCAGGACTTTCAGCGCTTTATCGTCGAGCTTGATGATTTTGGTCCGTAACAGAGATTCGTTGAGGCGGTACTCGCGGTCCAGTTGCTTGATCATCGCCGATGGCCCCTCAAAGCGGATGAGCACATAAAAACCATACTGCCGTTTGTTGATTTCATAAGCCAGCCGCCGCTTGCCCCAACGATCCATGGAGCTCACCTTACCGCCGTTGGCGGAGATGAAACGTTCATATTTGTTGATGATGCTGTCGATTTCCTCAGGTTTGAGCA includes these proteins:
- the rpsF gene encoding 30S ribosomal protein S6 gives rise to the protein MRTYETVIVIDSLLKPEEIDSIINKYERFISANGGKVSSMDRWGKRRLAYEINKRQYGFYVLIRFEGPSAMIKQLDREYRLNESLLRTKIIKLDDKALKVLMQQTAAAAPAEAPAAPVTEAPATEPADEAAPATA
- the ssb gene encoding single-stranded DNA-binding protein — translated: MADLKMPDINNVLIAGNLTSDPIFRKTSNGTAVVNFYIASNRKYRDNSGIWRENICYVGVVAWHRLAEACNEVLKKNHSVLIDGELQSRNWHNEDGSTRNVVEIRARRVQFLDRKTERDVEELAAGGEQSDKTAPAPGTAPPESKRIEEPAAEPAKPAVEQIQIQKIEPTDFDFGYQDLKL